One window from the genome of Musa acuminata AAA Group cultivar baxijiao chromosome BXJ1-4, Cavendish_Baxijiao_AAA, whole genome shotgun sequence encodes:
- the LOC135665759 gene encoding protein PYRICULARIA ORYZAE RESISTANCE 21-like, protein MAEIVTVIIKVDLQCCTCSRKIKKALCELQKWFNIQSIVFDEKKNTVTVSGPFNPDCFIKELLCLACKVIKGVHIKEPAKPPLPPPPPPPPPPPPPPVCVCLPPVCVCPPPVCVCPPHVCVCRPSVWPVCCKQPCPCFDPRQGCRRCCTCGWICDVPSLPPWRPNPVPLPEAVVRPPMCGFPPTGWPVCCKQPCPCVDPRQGCRRCCTCGWICDVPSPPPCRPFPEAGVRPPVCVFPPQGWPNCCRQPCPCFEPRSGCRRCCSCGWVCDDPPPSAACRPGCEVGGCKIIVGQEPYQSCSIM, encoded by the exons ATGGCCGAg ATAGTCACGGTAATTATCAAGGTTGACCTGCAATGCTGCACCTGCTCCAGGAAGATCAAGAAAGCTCTGTGCGAGCTCCAAA AATGGTTCAACATCCAATCAATCGTCTTTGACGAGAAGAAGAACACCGTCACAGTATCCGGCCCCTTCAACCCTGACTGCTTCATCAAGGAGCTTCTCTGCCTCGCATGCAAGGTGATCAAAGGCGTCCATATCAAAGAGCCGGCAAAACCGCcgctgccaccgccgccgccgccaccgccaccgccaccgccgccgcccgtGTGTGTTTGCCTGCCACCCGTGTGTGTTTGCCCGCCACCCGTGTGTGTTTGCCCGCCACACGTGTGTGTTTGCCGGCCCTCGGTGTGGCCCGTCTGCTGCAAACAGCCGTGCCCCTGCTTCGATCCGCGCCAAGGGTGCCGCCGCTGCTGCACCTGCGGCTGGATCTGCGACGTTCCGTCATTGCCACCATGGAGGCCCAATCCAGTCCCGTTGCCGGAGGCCGTGGTGAGGCCGCCCATGTGTGGTTTCCCGCCCACGGGGTGGCCCGTCTGCTGCAAACAGCCGTGCCCCTGCGTCGATCCGCGCCAAGGGTGCCGCCGCTGCTGCACCTGCGGCTGGATCTGCGACGTCCCGTCACCGCCACCATGTAGGCCGTTCCCGGAGGCCGGGGTGAGGCCGCCCGTGTGTGTTTTCCCGCCCCAGGGGTGGCCCAACTGCTGTCGCCAACCGTGCCCCTGCTTCGAGCCACGCAGCgggtgccgccgctgctgctcctgCGGCTGGGTCTGCGACGACCCCCCGCCGTCCGCCGCCTGCCGTCCCGGCTGCGAGGTTGGCGGTTGCAAGATCATCGTCGGGCAGGAGCCTTATCAGTCCTGCTCTATTATGTAA